A genome region from Vibrio tapetis subsp. tapetis includes the following:
- a CDS encoding Ig-like domain-containing protein, giving the protein MDSVFSLLSASAVASGQIIVIDALGNLKVVPEGAALKPGEVVVSNGDDQITVDGNDLPSASIVGDDLSLTELNLDDEINQIFAALESGEDPTQFDDEFAPAAGEATSGSSLTASGEIERTGTQTLASTSFDTSALQSQGLSQTQSLTLLESYRSLISTDDAAPESELPVITVADISETEDNTPLFSGTATNVNGDLTLTVNGKDYTVTPEADGSWSFELPQEDALTDGAHEVTVTGQNDQGDSSSASDQFSVDVKPQVTIVDQTVSESSTPVFSGTSSNTDGDLTVNVNGKDYSVTPDSDGNWTLPLPAEDALDDGDYTVVVTGSDTQGNSATDSDSIQIDANKPLVSISDQTVTADNTPVFSGTSSNTDGDLTLTVNGKDYSVTPNADGSWSFELPAEDALADAEYDVVIKGSDSQGNEAQDTDAFVVDTVANAGTVTTNNITDDDIINAQESNETIQVSGTATGGDISTGDTVSMTINGKSYTTTVDGDGNWSVDVAGSDLAKDTEFDVNVESSDGVGNTVTSTGTSTHSVDDTPIAINIDIDPITEDSVINAVEAAGTVAVTGTVTGDSFDTGTVILLIGGVEYTGAIVDGKYSIDVPGSALTSDSDRLVDATVSVSNDIGQSGTATSTEAYFVDTSARATIRVNDITSDDIINASESESTIIVSGRVGFDAKAGDVVSMTINGTVYTATVLANKTWSTNVAGADLAQDSSFVASITGEDNAGNPYSASTTSTHTVDLVAEAGTVTVANITEDDVINAKESGETITVTGTATGGDIDEGDVVSMTINGKAYTTTVDASGNWTVDVAGSDLAADTEFDVLVMSNDNAGNTVESKTTSEHVVDISPNTGAPSVSIVDDNNPDDGVINKDELGNDNVQVKVDVLHGELVEGGHVTLSINGSDVSLKLDGNALVNLDGTAQSTYSYNNGAITWTETVAEGASIKVDATQTDRDGNVSKEGSDEAKVDTEFTTDGDYAPSVSIVDDNNPDDGVINKDELGNDNVQVKVDVLHGELVEGGHVTLSINGSDVSLKLDGNALVNLDGTAQSTYSYNNGAITWTETVAEGASIKVDATQTDRDGNVSKEGSDEAKVDTEAFASIDVDRITSDSIINSAESATDVIVPITGWVGDDAKPGDTVTITLDGAIIGTAEVSNQTNAQGKYLFSVDVLGSTLASTTLTNPSIVATVTGKDGAGNDFSESSTEIYKVDQFVDIDPFVTDGNELDNDNVINFDEKGNVQIGAFIEENATVNSITITDSEGQSITITNGFVYDSSNDYFELTTDVSTLVDGKLSVVINVTDPAGNTADSEVVEIEKDTAVLTETAGDGTAAITFDLTDATDSGTNGDLVTVTKSPSVTGITESNAVIKLTFLDINGDEKTVTGTANSQGIYSIDLGHELVVGDTSIAIEVTDEAGNKASESQMIKVVESPNSPAITNITDDSGASDYTTVTLHGTGSVVGNTIEVFAKDGTGAYVSIGTALVVAGSPTPTWTLDISSESAIPLNDNEFLYAKETDSYGNTSQASDTVHYYHGDFDPAQSETTDDYVLLGTGDDEFIVDQDDANDKLVADGGAGIDTAKFDFAKDAQGVTVTINTAGEVVVVDPQGDTNTFREFEKFDFDGEVISKDEILQPDVNIIDADNILTQVELGQNVNYTVKLPVGAAVGSTLVLTIEGVAQTPIQITQQHLNDGQLNLSLPGSDVVGSELTIGAQITLENGQTGESGSDSIDVNTAPNAENDSLNNIDEETIVTIAKSDLVVNDSDADNDSFSITNVGNAVGGTVAIIGSNVVFTPTEHFNGKASFTYTITDAHGDTDTATVEFTYDAVNDQANITGIDVGSVTEVDGSVILSDTGTLYSTDVDNVDNLFLTNVTDVVHPEEGAPHGSLTMTTAGVWTYNVSNSDIESLAINQTRVESFIVKSADGTTHQIDVTITGTNDEPTVSGPVTKMVAEDSSSTVDLLQNASDVDNGHSLSVVDLGALPDGVTVSGSTLTIDTSHASYQHLGKDDSMDVTVNYKVKDENGATVDQSAVITVTGTNDDPVAQSFKLTTDSNGDAEFKFTDVDLNLVTQDSAVSDVEDDHDGTTLKIVIDEDPLFGDFYVAGTNQKVSQGTEIDADTKLEYRAADDANDKLSFDAVDYINAGNSVGSSVKAIVIGGVSITGGVYAGNMESGATLTEANLGYDSSDKDRGFGVNSPTDVDNEISSGAQEYMRIDFAEGVTVTSADISFASMHGHYSAGEPQNAQVNIFLYRDGVHVETLVVDADNGDSLANSLATKTIEFADGFDEIRVTTTANSNSNFTVRGVEVNESTISESIDYHAVDADGADSNTAQITVDGTTSDAKPDVSVQIGEPKIISHVDQTTHSVVRVYNGLSQAEQDYNGSGQTVSGNNSNNDLGGYYHSQNSHLIIGQGGNDYILASGLVDKDDILIGGNGILGDANHNKNDDDQDTLAGYGGNDILVGEGGDDALYGGDGIDTAVYAGNFADYEISDVSITNDGGKNKFFTVEDKIGSASSRSNEGDDDLYDVEYLQFADGIFHWDGDSWENIEQTYLEYPLDIDASVGDITSDTIHSLTIEGLPSGSEVVNSNGDVVGSLNGDGTWSVPVTSGQTEINIDGLSVRIPQGEQLSINVKVEAIDSGNNDIESSEASATAPHEVFVAQDETPPTLISLVLDSSGSMDDYSHDGVTRMNLMLQASVSMLEDVKAQPGSKEVHVQLIDFDNRVSGNSEKNMSPIGWFTVDQAIAILTSAQSGSVEVDGTKYFEVKGGTDYEEAAYATINGYDSLPTGVDSSNTNDVVYFISDGESNGGWSSDASNAWQDFAKGKDVTAVGIVQSATSDTSIEHLEDISNKVVYIPDSELTTKLPQLAPTIGQAGDLLGADSTSKVVIDADKLDVIQYIAEDGSITTPSINPTVVNGELKITTDYGELFISEDGSYVFEPSSTATDVNTGKAVGFEVLYTLVDSQGNESQHLMSLNINSDGETVLAQSHAQVGSTSDDLLVGTNFDDILLGGDGEDTLTGGLGSDILTGGGDADIFKWVDGDLDGSTDRITDFSITEGDKVDLSDLFTDTPTQQQVTELLDNIKVDGDSDSSSMVVEKSGQQVTIEFDGLSAADLTNNLSNILVIKED; this is encoded by the coding sequence ATGGATTCTGTTTTCTCATTGTTGTCTGCTAGTGCTGTTGCGTCGGGGCAAATCATTGTTATTGATGCATTAGGTAATTTGAAGGTTGTTCCGGAAGGGGCAGCGTTGAAACCAGGAGAAGTCGTTGTTAGTAACGGTGACGATCAAATCACCGTAGATGGCAACGATCTTCCGTCAGCAAGTATCGTCGGTGATGATCTGTCTTTGACAGAGTTGAATCTAGATGATGAGATTAATCAGATTTTTGCAGCGTTAGAAAGTGGAGAAGATCCCACTCAATTTGATGATGAATTCGCTCCAGCAGCCGGTGAGGCGACCAGTGGTTCAAGCCTTACTGCTTCCGGTGAAATAGAACGTACTGGTACACAAACCCTTGCTTCAACCTCTTTTGATACCAGTGCACTTCAAAGTCAGGGCCTCTCTCAAACCCAAAGCCTGACTTTATTAGAATCCTATAGAAGCCTGATCTCGACCGACGATGCGGCACCTGAATCAGAGTTGCCAGTTATTACCGTTGCGGACATTAGTGAAACCGAAGACAACACACCTTTATTCAGTGGAACCGCTACCAACGTAAATGGTGACCTAACCCTAACGGTTAATGGTAAAGACTACACTGTGACACCAGAAGCTGATGGCTCATGGTCATTCGAATTACCACAAGAAGATGCCTTGACCGATGGCGCTCACGAAGTGACGGTAACGGGGCAAAACGATCAAGGTGATAGCTCATCTGCATCTGATCAATTTTCTGTTGATGTGAAGCCTCAGGTAACGATTGTTGACCAAACGGTTTCTGAATCCAGTACACCTGTATTTTCGGGCACATCATCAAATACTGATGGTGATCTAACCGTCAATGTGAATGGTAAAGATTACAGCGTTACTCCAGATTCAGATGGAAACTGGACATTACCTTTGCCTGCTGAAGATGCCCTAGACGATGGTGATTACACCGTTGTGGTTACCGGATCCGATACACAAGGTAACAGCGCGACTGATTCAGATAGTATTCAAATTGATGCGAATAAACCATTAGTCAGTATTTCAGACCAAACGGTTACCGCTGATAACACGCCTGTATTCTCAGGCACTTCGTCAAATACCGATGGCGACCTAACACTAACCGTAAATGGTAAAGATTATTCCGTTACTCCTAACGCCGATGGGTCTTGGTCATTTGAGCTTCCTGCGGAAGATGCGTTGGCAGATGCGGAATATGATGTGGTTATTAAGGGCTCTGATTCCCAAGGTAATGAAGCGCAGGATACGGATGCGTTTGTTGTAGATACAGTTGCCAATGCTGGTACCGTTACAACGAATAATATAACAGATGATGACATCATAAACGCGCAAGAAAGTAATGAAACGATTCAGGTGAGTGGTACCGCTACTGGTGGTGATATTAGCACTGGCGATACAGTTAGCATGACCATAAATGGAAAGTCATATACCACGACTGTTGACGGTGATGGCAATTGGTCTGTCGATGTTGCGGGTAGCGACTTAGCAAAAGATACAGAATTTGATGTTAACGTCGAGTCTAGCGATGGCGTAGGTAATACGGTGACTAGCACGGGAACATCGACTCATAGTGTTGATGATACTCCGATCGCGATAAATATCGATATTGATCCTATCACTGAAGACTCTGTGATCAACGCCGTGGAAGCGGCAGGTACTGTTGCTGTAACAGGTACTGTTACGGGCGATAGTTTTGATACAGGTACCGTGATATTACTTATTGGCGGTGTTGAATATACAGGTGCGATTGTTGACGGGAAATATTCAATAGATGTTCCTGGTTCTGCTCTAACTTCTGATTCGGATCGCTTAGTCGATGCTACGGTTTCTGTCTCAAATGATATTGGACAATCTGGTACCGCTACTTCAACAGAAGCTTATTTTGTTGATACTTCAGCTCGAGCCACGATTAGAGTCAATGACATCACTAGCGATGACATTATTAATGCATCTGAAAGTGAGTCGACGATTATCGTAAGCGGCCGAGTTGGTTTTGATGCCAAAGCGGGTGACGTTGTATCAATGACAATCAATGGTACGGTCTATACCGCGACGGTTTTAGCTAATAAAACGTGGAGTACTAATGTTGCGGGGGCTGATCTTGCACAAGACAGTTCTTTTGTTGCATCGATAACTGGTGAAGACAACGCTGGGAATCCATATTCAGCCTCAACCACTTCAACTCATACTGTGGATTTAGTTGCGGAAGCGGGAACAGTCACTGTTGCAAATATAACAGAAGATGATGTTATCAACGCCAAAGAAAGTGGCGAAACAATTACCGTAACCGGTACAGCAACAGGTGGCGACATCGACGAAGGCGATGTTGTGAGCATGACTATTAATGGTAAGGCATACACAACCACAGTTGATGCCAGTGGCAATTGGACTGTAGATGTAGCCGGCAGTGATTTAGCGGCGGATACAGAGTTTGATGTGCTTGTTATGTCAAACGATAATGCCGGTAATACGGTGGAAAGTAAAACCACGTCAGAGCATGTGGTTGATATTTCTCCAAATACAGGCGCACCGAGCGTGAGCATCGTGGATGACAACAACCCAGACGATGGGGTGATCAACAAAGACGAGCTGGGTAATGACAACGTTCAAGTGAAGGTTGACGTGCTGCACGGCGAGTTGGTTGAAGGCGGTCACGTGACGTTGAGCATCAACGGCAGCGATGTGTCGTTGAAACTGGATGGCAATGCCCTTGTGAACTTAGATGGCACAGCGCAAAGCACGTACAGCTACAACAACGGCGCGATCACTTGGACCGAAACCGTGGCCGAAGGCGCGAGCATCAAAGTGGATGCGACGCAGACCGACCGCGACGGCAACGTGTCGAAGGAAGGCAGCGACGAAGCGAAAGTGGATACGGAGTTCACGACAGACGGCGACTACGCACCGAGCGTGAGCATCGTGGATGACAACAACCCAGACGATGGGGTGATCAACAAAGACGAGCTGGGTAATGACAACGTTCAAGTGAAGGTTGACGTGCTGCACGGCGAGTTGGTTGAAGGCGGTCACGTGACGTTGAGCATCAACGGCAGCGATGTGTCGTTGAAACTGGATGGCAATGCCCTTGTGAACTTAGATGGCACAGCGCAAAGCACGTACAGCTACAACAACGGCGCGATCACTTGGACCGAAACCGTGGCCGAAGGCGCGAGCATCAAAGTGGATGCGACGCAGACCGACCGCGACGGCAACGTGTCGAAGGAAGGCAGCGACGAAGCGAAAGTGGATACAGAAGCATTCGCTAGCATTGACGTAGACAGAATCACATCAGACAGCATCATCAATTCAGCTGAATCAGCAACCGATGTCATTGTTCCAATTACCGGTTGGGTAGGTGACGATGCGAAGCCAGGTGATACGGTAACAATCACTCTTGATGGAGCTATAATTGGTACGGCAGAGGTCTCCAACCAAACAAACGCCCAAGGAAAATATCTCTTCAGTGTTGATGTTCTTGGTTCTACCCTCGCATCGACGACGTTAACTAACCCATCGATTGTCGCTACGGTGACTGGTAAAGATGGAGCTGGTAATGATTTCTCAGAATCTAGTACAGAAATCTACAAAGTCGATCAATTCGTTGATATCGACCCATTTGTTACCGATGGCAATGAACTTGATAACGATAACGTTATTAATTTCGATGAGAAAGGCAATGTCCAAATTGGAGCGTTTATAGAAGAGAACGCAACAGTAAATTCTATTACTATTACAGATAGCGAAGGGCAGAGCATTACCATAACAAATGGCTTTGTTTACGATAGTAGTAATGATTATTTTGAGTTAACCACCGATGTTAGCACGCTGGTTGACGGTAAACTTTCGGTTGTCATCAATGTCACAGACCCTGCTGGAAATACAGCAGACTCTGAGGTCGTTGAGATTGAGAAAGACACGGCTGTATTAACTGAAACAGCGGGCGATGGAACTGCAGCGATTACGTTTGACTTAACGGATGCTACAGATTCAGGTACGAATGGAGACTTAGTTACAGTTACAAAATCCCCTTCTGTCACTGGTATTACAGAATCTAATGCGGTAATTAAACTTACTTTCTTAGATATTAATGGTGATGAGAAGACCGTCACTGGAACTGCGAATTCTCAGGGTATCTATTCAATAGATTTAGGCCACGAATTAGTCGTTGGAGATACATCTATTGCAATTGAAGTTACCGACGAAGCAGGTAATAAAGCATCTGAGAGTCAGATGATCAAAGTCGTTGAGTCTCCGAATAGTCCAGCTATAACTAATATTACGGACGATTCTGGTGCTTCTGACTATACGACCGTAACATTACATGGTACCGGGAGCGTAGTTGGAAACACAATCGAAGTGTTTGCAAAAGACGGAACGGGTGCTTACGTATCAATAGGTACTGCATTGGTTGTTGCGGGTAGTCCAACGCCTACATGGACTTTGGATATTTCGTCTGAAAGTGCAATTCCGCTAAACGACAATGAATTCCTGTACGCTAAGGAAACGGACTCATACGGCAACACAAGTCAAGCATCCGATACAGTCCACTATTATCACGGTGATTTCGACCCTGCACAATCTGAAACCACAGATGACTACGTTCTGCTTGGCACGGGTGATGATGAGTTTATCGTCGATCAAGACGATGCTAACGATAAACTTGTTGCAGACGGTGGGGCAGGAATAGATACAGCGAAATTTGATTTCGCGAAAGATGCACAAGGTGTAACCGTTACTATAAATACAGCGGGTGAAGTCGTTGTAGTTGACCCTCAAGGTGATACAAACACCTTCAGAGAGTTCGAGAAGTTCGATTTTGATGGCGAAGTCATTAGCAAAGACGAAATCCTGCAGCCTGATGTCAATATTATTGATGCCGATAATATTCTGACTCAGGTAGAGCTTGGACAAAATGTTAATTATACGGTCAAGCTTCCGGTAGGTGCTGCGGTCGGTTCTACGTTAGTTCTAACGATTGAAGGCGTTGCACAAACACCGATTCAAATTACGCAACAGCACCTAAATGATGGCCAGTTAAACTTAAGTCTTCCGGGAAGCGACGTTGTTGGAAGCGAATTGACAATTGGAGCTCAAATCACCTTAGAAAATGGTCAGACCGGTGAATCAGGTTCAGATAGCATTGACGTTAATACAGCGCCTAACGCTGAAAACGATAGTCTAAATAATATAGATGAAGAGACGATAGTTACAATTGCTAAGTCAGATCTCGTTGTTAATGACTCTGATGCGGATAACGACAGTTTCAGCATTACAAATGTCGGTAACGCTGTTGGCGGTACAGTGGCAATTATTGGCAGTAACGTAGTATTCACTCCAACTGAACACTTTAATGGTAAGGCATCCTTCACCTATACAATTACTGATGCTCATGGCGATACTGACACAGCAACGGTTGAATTTACTTACGACGCTGTTAATGACCAGGCAAATATTACAGGAATTGATGTTGGGTCAGTTACTGAAGTCGATGGTTCTGTCATTTTGAGCGATACAGGTACGCTGTATTCGACGGATGTCGATAATGTTGACAACCTATTCCTTACTAACGTAACAGATGTTGTTCATCCAGAAGAAGGTGCACCCCATGGTTCATTAACGATGACTACAGCAGGTGTTTGGACATACAACGTAAGTAATAGTGATATTGAATCATTGGCGATAAATCAAACTCGAGTCGAAAGTTTCATTGTTAAGTCGGCAGATGGTACGACACACCAAATTGATGTGACTATTACTGGTACGAATGACGAGCCAACAGTAAGTGGCCCTGTTACCAAAATGGTAGCCGAGGACAGTAGTTCTACCGTTGATTTACTGCAGAATGCCTCAGACGTGGATAACGGCCATTCCTTGTCGGTCGTCGATTTGGGAGCTCTGCCTGACGGAGTTACGGTTTCCGGTTCAACATTAACCATAGACACTAGTCATGCTTCTTATCAGCATCTTGGTAAAGATGATTCGATGGATGTGACGGTCAATTACAAAGTCAAAGATGAAAATGGGGCAACGGTTGACCAAAGCGCTGTTATCACGGTTACAGGTACAAATGATGACCCTGTAGCTCAGAGCTTTAAGTTAACGACAGATAGTAATGGTGATGCAGAGTTTAAATTTACCGATGTTGATTTAAACTTAGTTACGCAAGACTCTGCTGTGTCGGACGTTGAAGACGATCATGACGGAACGACGCTTAAGATAGTCATCGATGAAGATCCATTGTTTGGTGACTTCTACGTAGCGGGAACAAACCAAAAAGTTAGTCAAGGCACTGAAATTGATGCTGATACTAAACTAGAGTATCGCGCAGCTGATGATGCAAATGATAAGCTTAGTTTTGATGCCGTTGATTATATCAATGCTGGAAATAGCGTAGGCAGTTCCGTTAAGGCAATTGTTATTGGTGGCGTTAGCATCACAGGCGGTGTGTATGCGGGCAACATGGAAAGCGGCGCCACCTTGACGGAAGCAAATCTTGGTTACGATTCAAGTGATAAAGATCGCGGCTTTGGAGTGAACTCACCTACTGATGTAGATAACGAAATAAGCTCTGGTGCACAAGAATATATGCGTATCGATTTTGCTGAAGGTGTGACGGTGACAAGCGCTGATATTTCTTTTGCTAGTATGCATGGTCATTACAGTGCTGGAGAGCCGCAAAATGCCCAGGTTAATATTTTCCTTTACCGCGATGGAGTTCATGTAGAAACTTTAGTTGTTGATGCAGATAACGGAGACTCGCTTGCAAATTCTTTAGCAACTAAAACTATCGAGTTTGCTGATGGCTTCGATGAAATACGCGTAACGACTACAGCCAATAGTAACTCCAACTTCACGGTTAGAGGTGTTGAGGTTAATGAATCAACGATTAGTGAAAGCATCGACTATCATGCCGTTGATGCAGACGGTGCTGATAGCAATACGGCTCAAATTACCGTAGATGGTACAACATCTGATGCAAAACCTGACGTGAGTGTACAGATTGGTGAGCCGAAAATAATATCTCATGTTGATCAAACGACTCACTCGGTAGTCAGAGTATATAATGGCCTGTCTCAGGCTGAGCAAGACTACAATGGTAGTGGGCAAACGGTTTCTGGCAATAATAGTAATAACGATTTAGGCGGTTATTATCATTCTCAAAACTCGCATTTGATAATAGGTCAAGGCGGGAATGATTATATTCTAGCATCTGGATTAGTCGATAAAGATGATATTCTGATTGGTGGTAATGGCATCCTTGGTGATGCGAATCACAATAAAAATGATGATGACCAAGATACCTTAGCTGGTTACGGCGGCAATGATATTCTAGTTGGCGAAGGTGGTGATGATGCTCTATACGGTGGTGATGGAATTGATACCGCAGTATACGCAGGTAATTTCGCTGACTATGAAATCTCAGATGTTTCAATAACTAATGACGGTGGCAAAAATAAATTCTTCACCGTTGAAGATAAGATAGGTTCAGCATCAAGCCGTTCAAATGAAGGGGATGACGATCTATATGATGTTGAATATCTTCAATTCGCAGATGGTATCTTCCATTGGGATGGGGATAGCTGGGAGAATATCGAACAAACGTACCTCGAATATCCATTGGATATTGATGCATCAGTAGGCGATATTACTAGCGATACTATCCACTCTTTGACCATCGAAGGTTTACCTTCAGGGTCTGAAGTTGTAAACAGTAATGGTGATGTTGTTGGCTCTCTTAATGGCGATGGTACATGGTCAGTTCCGGTAACGAGTGGTCAGACTGAAATTAATATAGATGGTTTATCAGTACGAATCCCTCAGGGAGAACAACTTTCTATTAACGTTAAAGTTGAAGCTATTGATTCAGGTAACAATGATATTGAGTCTAGTGAAGCCTCTGCTACAGCACCGCATGAAGTGTTTGTTGCTCAAGATGAAACACCACCTACCTTGATTTCATTAGTGTTGGATTCATCAGGCAGTATGGATGACTACTCACACGATGGCGTGACTAGAATGAATCTAATGCTTCAGGCATCTGTATCCATGCTAGAAGATGTGAAAGCTCAACCTGGTTCAAAAGAAGTACATGTTCAATTGATTGATTTTGATAATAGAGTTTCAGGCAATAGTGAAAAGAACATGTCTCCAATTGGTTGGTTTACCGTTGATCAAGCGATAGCAATACTCACTTCTGCTCAGAGTGGTTCAGTTGAAGTCGACGGGACCAAATATTTTGAAGTGAAAGGCGGTACAGATTACGAAGAAGCAGCATACGCAACGATTAATGGCTACGACAGCTTGCCAACAGGCGTTGATTCATCCAATACCAACGACGTCGTTTACTTCATTAGTGATGGTGAAAGTAATGGCGGTTGGAGCAGTGATGCTAGTAATGCATGGCAAGACTTTGCCAAAGGTAAGGATGTTACAGCGGTAGGTATTGTTCAGTCCGCAACCTCTGATACGAGTATCGAGCACCTTGAAGATATCTCTAACAAAGTGGTTTATATACCGGATAGTGAGCTTACAACTAAGTTGCCTCAATTAGCGCCTACCATCGGCCAAGCAGGGGATTTGTTAGGGGCTGATAGTACCAGTAAGGTCGTCATTGATGCGGATAAACTGGATGTTATTCAGTATATTGCTGAAGACGGAAGCATTACAACCCCTTCAATTAACCCTACTGTAGTTAATGGTGAACTCAAAATCACCACAGATTACGGTGAACTATTTATTAGTGAAGATGGTAGCTATGTATTTGAACCTTCAAGCACGGCTACTGATGTGAATACGGGCAAAGCTGTTGGCTTTGAAGTACTTTACACGTTAGTTGATTCTCAAGGTAATGAAAGCCAGCATCTCATGTCGTTAAATATTAACTCTGATGGCGAGACTGTTCTTGCACAAAGCCATGCGCAAGTTGGCTCTACTTCTGATGACTTACTTGTAGGTACAAATTTCGATGACATTCTTCTTGGTGGAGATGGAGAGGATACGCTAACCGGTGGCCTAGGCAGTGACATCTTAACTGGAGGTGGAGATGCCGATATCTTTAAGTGGGTTGATGGTGACTTAGATGGAAGTACGGATCGAATCACTGATTTCAGTATCACTGAAGGAGATAAAGTAGATCTATCAGACTTGTTTACTGATACGCCGACTCAGCAGCAAGTCACTGAGTTGCTAGATAACATTAAAGTCGATGGTGATTCGGATAGCTCTTCTATGGTAGTTGAGAAATCAGGGCAACAAGTGACCATAGAGTTTGATGGTTTGTCGGCTGCTGACCTAACGAATAACTTAAGTAACATTTTAGTGATTAAAGAAGACTAA
- a CDS encoding TolC family outer membrane protein: MNRTKITLLATTLLLSNSVSSQTLEQSIAITLATNPALKSAFNDYKSYVKQHESANGAYLPSIDLDAGVGYEKVNTTRDVSTNLNRKEATLTLNQLIWDGSATLNNMDRTAAEAESMRFQLLSDAQDKALEVTQIYLDAVKANEILALSESNLAVHKKIYKDIRKRAESGIGSTADLSQVEARIAKAHGNLLAAQNNIFDTHTQFYRIVGQTPQGLVFPRSNINELPLSLSDALKTATDNHPVLKVSMSDVDAARFQFDQSKGVNYPTISFEAGQVWRDDAGGLEGSSDELSAMIRMRYNLYNGGSDDANIERSAYQLNKAKDLRDRSYRTVEESLKLSWSALDLTLQQKEFLADHVDSAAQTVIAYEKQYRIGKRTLLDLLNTENELFEARKSYIDAHYSEQFAKYRVMNATGTLLTGLMIDVPAEWDETVEY, encoded by the coding sequence GTGAATAGGACAAAAATCACGCTACTGGCAACAACATTACTGTTGTCGAATAGTGTTTCATCTCAAACACTTGAGCAATCTATTGCGATTACTCTGGCAACTAACCCGGCCCTTAAAAGTGCGTTTAACGACTACAAAAGTTACGTTAAACAGCACGAATCTGCGAACGGCGCATACCTTCCATCTATCGATTTAGACGCAGGCGTAGGTTACGAAAAAGTTAATACAACCCGAGACGTTAGTACTAACCTAAATCGCAAAGAAGCGACACTCACACTAAACCAGTTAATTTGGGATGGCTCTGCCACTTTGAACAACATGGATAGAACGGCAGCAGAAGCCGAATCTATGCGATTCCAGTTATTGTCCGACGCACAAGACAAAGCACTTGAGGTGACTCAAATATACCTCGATGCGGTAAAAGCGAATGAGATCTTAGCGCTTTCAGAAAGTAACCTAGCGGTTCATAAGAAGATCTATAAAGACATCAGAAAGCGGGCAGAATCAGGTATTGGATCAACAGCGGATTTATCGCAAGTAGAAGCTCGTATTGCAAAGGCACACGGTAATCTACTAGCAGCACAAAACAACATTTTTGATACCCATACGCAGTTTTACCGAATTGTCGGCCAAACACCTCAAGGCCTTGTATTCCCACGATCCAATATCAATGAACTTCCCCTTTCTCTGAGCGATGCATTAAAAACCGCTACTGACAATCATCCTGTTTTAAAAGTCTCAATGAGTGATGTTGACGCGGCAAGGTTTCAATTTGATCAATCTAAGGGCGTAAATTATCCAACAATTTCTTTTGAAGCAGGACAAGTTTGGCGGGACGATGCGGGTGGTCTAGAGGGAAGCAGTGATGAGCTTTCTGCTATGATTCGTATGCGTTATAACCTATATAACGGCGGCAGTGATGATGCAAACATCGAACGCTCTGCATACCAACTCAATAAAGCAAAAGATCTAAGGGATCGTTCATACAGAACAGTAGAAGAAAGCTTAAAACTTTCCTGGAGTGCGCTAGATTTAACACTTCAACAAAAAGAGTTTCTAGCCGATCATGTAGACTCAGCAGCGCAAACGGTTATCGCTTACGAGAAACAATATCGTATCGGTAAACGAACATTACTAGATCTTCTTAATACCGAAAATGAATTGTTTGAGGCTCGTAAATCCTATATTGACGCTCATTATTCTGAGC